The region GTCCACGGCTCCATCGCGGCCAGCTGGTCGAGGTTCGGCTTGATCAGCGGGTTCTTGCCGGCCCACTCCCGCAACCCGGCGGGGTCCTCGACCAGGCCGGTGCGCAGCGGCAGGTAGCCGATCTTGGACGAGATCAGGGTGTAGGCGTCCTCGCTGGTCAGGAACTTGATCAGCTCCCAGCCCGCGCGCTGCTTGGCGGGGTCGGCGGACAGCAGGAACAGCGACGCGCCGGAGTTGGTCGGGATCACCTGCCGGCTGCCGAAGCCCGGCGAGGTGGTCGCGCGCAGGTCCCACCTGTCCTTGGCGCCCTTGAGGAACGTGCCCTGGATGGCGCTGGTCTCCAGGATCATGCCGATCTCGCCGCGGGCGAACGCCTCGTAGCCCTGCTGCTGGCTGAGCTTCGGGTGCGCGCCGGAGCCCACCAGGTCCTGGGCCATGGCGACGGCCTTGACCGCCGGCTCGTCGGCGAAGGTCAGCGACTTGCGGTCCTCGGACAGGACCCGGCCGCCGTTGGAGCGGACCAGGCTCTGCAGGCACCAGTCCTTGGCGAGCTTGGTCAGGCAGTCGACGTAGACGCCGTCCTTGCCGGTCTTGTCCTTGATCGCCAGCGCCGCTTCCCTGACCTGCTCCCAGGTCTTGGGCGGCGCGGCGGCGTCGAGCCCGGCCTGCCCGAACAGGGTGGCGTTGTAGTACAGGACCGGGGTGGAGAACACGAACGGCACGCCGTAGGTCTTGCCCTCCCAGTCGCCCAGGGTGCGCGCGGTCGGCGCGTACGGGTGCTTCGCGCCGTCGAAGTTCTTCTGCACCGCATCCTTGCCGACCAGGTCGTCCAGCGGCTTGGCGGCCAGGCCGTGCACGGTGAAGTCCAGGTCGCTGAAGCCCAGCTGCGCCACGTCCGGCGGGGTGCCGGTGGCCAGTTGGCTCTGCACGCTGGAAATGGTGTCCGCCGCCGGGTTCGGGCTGTTGCCCTGCGGCTTCTGCGCGGTCACCTCGATGTGGGGGAACTTCTGCCGGAACTTGCCGATCAGCTCGGTGAACGTGTCGGTCCACGCCCCGGCCTGGCCGAAGTTGTAGCTCTCGAACACGATCTGCACCTGCTGGTCCGCTGCCAGCTCGGGAATCCGGGACGCGGTGGTGCCGCTCGGGGCGGTGGCGGTGCTGCCGAGTCCTCCGCACCCGGACAGGGCGAGCGCGGCGACCACGAGGGGCGCCAGGAGGCGTGTCTTGTTCACGGGGTGCTCCT is a window of Saccharothrix espanaensis DSM 44229 DNA encoding:
- a CDS encoding ABC transporter substrate-binding protein is translated as MNKTRLLAPLVVAALALSGCGGLGSTATAPSGTTASRIPELAADQQVQIVFESYNFGQAGAWTDTFTELIGKFRQKFPHIEVTAQKPQGNSPNPAADTISSVQSQLATGTPPDVAQLGFSDLDFTVHGLAAKPLDDLVGKDAVQKNFDGAKHPYAPTARTLGDWEGKTYGVPFVFSTPVLYYNATLFGQAGLDAAAPPKTWEQVREAALAIKDKTGKDGVYVDCLTKLAKDWCLQSLVRSNGGRVLSEDRKSLTFADEPAVKAVAMAQDLVGSGAHPKLSQQQGYEAFARGEIGMILETSAIQGTFLKGAKDRWDLRATTSPGFGSRQVIPTNSGASLFLLSADPAKQRAGWELIKFLTSEDAYTLISSKIGYLPLRTGLVEDPAGLREWAGKNPLIKPNLDQLAAMEPWTSFPGNNYLQIRDGMMEAVEKVVFQGADPASTLKAQQEQGSKLLPNGGK